One window of the Diospyros lotus cultivar Yz01 chromosome 12, ASM1463336v1, whole genome shotgun sequence genome contains the following:
- the LOC127786991 gene encoding GDSL esterase/lipase At1g54790-like, which translates to MSAASWAYLPIAMALKLIVLTTLALVFAHLAGTSPCNFTYPAVFNFGDSNSDTGGLVAGVAFPVGPPNGQTYFRRPAGRFCDGRLIIDFLVAAVEMPLLNPYLDSVGEPSFSSGCNFATGGSTILPAKANSFSPFSLGIQVAQFVRFKARALELLAQDQKLKKFLPAEKFLRQGLYVFDIGQNDLDGSFYSKSEDQVVSFIPTLLAEFETRLKELYYQGARNLWIHNTGPLGCLPRIIATYGKDPSKLDQMGCVASHNRAARLFNTQLHELCTKLQGQFPDASVTFVDIFAIKSNLISNYSQFGFKQPLAACCGYGGLPLNFDNRIACGQTKDLDGSTVTAQPCNNTAEYVNWDGNHYTEAANLHISAQILTGKFSDPPGAANE; encoded by the exons ATGAGTGCAGCTTCTTGGGCTTATCTACCAATTGCCATGGCTTTGAAACTCATAGTTTTAACAACACTGGCTTTGGTTTTTGCACATTTGGCAGGCACCAGCCCCTGCAACTTCACTTATCCGGCAGTCTTCAACTTTGGCGACTCCAATTCAGACACCGGCGGCCTGGTCGCCGGAGTTGCCTTCCCGGTGGGGCCGCCCAACGGGCAAACCTACTTCCGCCGGCCGGCGGGCCGGTTCTGTGACGGCCGATTGATCATTGACTTTCTGG TGGCTGCAGTGGAGATGCCTTTGCTGAATCCGTACTTGGATTCTGTTGGCGAGCCAAGTTTCAGTTCTGGTTGCAATTTCGCCACCGGAGGATCCACCATTCTTCCGGCCAAAGCCAATTCTTTTAGCCCTTTTTCTCTTGGAATCCAGGTGGCTCAGTTCGTCAGGTTTAAGGCCCGGGCTCTCGAATTACTAGCGCAAG ATCAGAAGTTGAAGAAATTCCTTCCCGCAGAGAAGTTCTTGAGGCAGGGTCTCTACGTGTTTGACATTGGCCAGAATGATCTAGATGGTTCATTTTACTCGAAATCTGAGGACCAAGTTGTTAGCTTCATTCCAACTCTTTTGGCAGAGTTTGAGACTAGATTAAAG GAGTTGTACTATCAAGGAGCAAGGAATCTTTGGATCCACAACACGGGCCCTCTCGGGTGCTTACCCCGAATAATCGCCACATATGGAAAAGACCCATCGAAGCTCGACCAAATGGGCTGCGTCGCCTCGCACAACCGCGCGGCGAGGCTCTTCAACACACAGCTGCATGAGCTGTGCACCAAGCTGCAGGGTCAGTTCCCTGATGCCAGTGTGACCTTTGTGGACATTTTTGCCATAAAATCCAACCTAATATCAAACTATTCTCAGTTTG GGTTCAAGCAGCCTTTGGCAGCATGCTGTGGCTATGGTGGCTTGCCACTGAATTTTGACAACAGGATTGCTTGTGGCCAAACCAAGGACTTGGATGGCAGCACTGTGACGGCACAACCATGCAATAACACAGCTGAATATGTGAACTGGGATGGGAACCATTACACTGAAGCTGCTAATCTGCACATTTCAGCACAGATTCTGACCGGCAAGTTCTCCGATCCACCCGGCGCGGCGAATGAGTAA
- the LOC127787263 gene encoding E3 ubiquitin-protein ligase SP1, whose translation MVPWGGVSCCLSAAALYLLGRSSGRDAEGLKSVARVNQLKDLAQLLDTASKVLPLVVTVTGRVGSDTPISCEYSGLRGVIVEETAEQHFLKHNDAGSWIQDSALMLSMCKEVPWYLDDGTARVYVIGARGATGLVLTIGSEVFEESGRSIVRGTLDYLQGLKMLGVKRTERVLPTGTPLTVVGEAVKDDIGTIRIQRPHKGPFYVSHKTIDQLIANLGKWARWYKYASMGFTIFGVYLLAKHAFQYFMERRRHWELRKRVLAAAANRPGQENKGLDAKADNGSDTTKKDRSMPDLCVICLELEYNSVFVPCGHMCCCMRCSSHLTSCPLCRRRIEQAVRTFRH comes from the exons ATGGTGCCGTGGGGTGGAGTCAGTTGCTGTTTGAGCGCGGCCGCTCTATATCTCCTTGGCAGGAGCAGTGGAAG GGATGCTGAGGGTCTAAAGTCTGTTGCTCGAGTTAATCAATTGAAAGATTTGG CACAGTTACTGGATACTGCAAGCAAAGTATTACCTCTGGTTGTTACAGTTACTGGAAGAGTTGGTTCTGACACACCAATTAGTTGCGAGTACAGTGGCTTAAGAGGTGTAATTGTGGAGGAAACA GCAGAGCAGCATTTTCTGAAGCACAATGATGCTGGTTCATGGATACAGGATTCTGCGTTGATGCTATCCATGTGTAAAGAGGTTCCCTGGTACCTG GATGATGGGACTGCTCGTGTATATGTAATAGGAGCCCGAGGTGCGACAGGATTGGTATTAACAATTGGAAGTGAAGTGTTTGAGGAGTCTGGGCGTTCCATTGTTCGTGGAACATTAGATTATCTTCAAGGTCTCAAG ATGCTTGGAGTCAAGAGGACTGAACGGGTTCTTCCCACTGGTACACCCCTGACTGTGGTTGGTGAG GCTGTCAAAGATGATATTGGAACAATTCGAATTCAGCGACCTCATAAAGGCCCATTTTATGTTTCTCACAAAACCATTGACCAGCTCATTGCAAATCTTGGAAAGTGGGCAAG GTGGTATAAGTATGCTTCAATGGGGTTTACTATATTTGGTGTATATTTGCTGGCAAAGCATGCGTTCCAATATTTTATGGAAAGAAGGCGCCACTGGGAGTTGAGAAAAAG GGTTCTTGCTGCTGCAGCTAATAGACCAGGCCAAGAGAATAAAG GTTTAGATGCTAAAGCTGATAATGGGTCTGACACTACTAAAAAGGACCGGTCGATGCCTGATCTATGTGTGATATGTCTAGAGCTAGAGTACAATTCTGTTTTTGTCCC aTGCGGCCACATGTGCTGCTGTATGAGGTGCTCTTCGCACTTGACAAGCTGCCCACTTTGCCGGCGACGGATCGAGCAGGCGGTGAGGACTTTCCGGCATTGA